In the genome of Solibacillus isronensis, one region contains:
- the pcrA gene encoding DNA helicase PcrA, giving the protein MEHIAKNLVAGMNPQQAEAVKSTEGPLLIMAGAGSGKTRVLTHRIAYLVVEREVYPSKILAITFTNKAAREMRERIDGILGNGTTESMWVSTFHSMCVRILRRNIDRIGYSKSFSILDSSDQLTVIKNILKQDNIDPKKYDPRAILNTISSAKNECITVDGFEANMNPHNPFEKIVAQVYKGYQKRLRQNQSLDFDDLIMLTIRLFNEAPDVLEFYQNKFQYIHVDEYQDTNKSQYLLVQLLAKKFRNICVVGDSDQSIYRWRGADISNILSFEKDYKEAKVIMLEQNYRSTKRILQAANSVIEKNKDRYKKVLRTENPEGEKIQLYKAGNEQDEAQYVVRTIQKLMKDEDYKLDDFAILYRTNAQSRVIEDVLVKSNMNYQIVGGTKFYDRKEIKDLLAYLRLIANNDDDLSLARIINEPKRAIGATSFDKMLVYAMERDRSIFDAMGELVFMGLSGKAANSAENFYNMIRSLSERQQELSVTEIVEEVLEKSGYRQMLKAEKSIEAESRLENIEEFLTVTQAFEARSEDQSLVAFLTDLALIADIDSLDEEEKAKGTIILMTMHAAKGLEFPVVFIIGMEENIFPHSRSLESEDEMAEERRLMYVGATRAEQRLYLSCAGSRTIFGRTGYNAPSRFLREIDENVLEQVSKANTTSYRDDSLPFKSNRYDRMPKRSLGSVQAPASQTSRLNSTGGDKFDWKVGDKAAHGKWGVGMVVSVKGEGDGMELDIAFPSPTGIKRLLAKFAPITKA; this is encoded by the coding sequence ATGGAGCATATAGCAAAAAACTTAGTAGCGGGAATGAATCCACAGCAAGCTGAAGCGGTGAAATCAACAGAAGGCCCGCTCCTAATTATGGCAGGGGCCGGCTCTGGAAAAACACGGGTACTGACACACCGTATCGCCTATTTAGTCGTTGAGCGTGAAGTGTACCCTTCGAAAATTCTGGCCATTACGTTTACAAATAAAGCTGCCCGCGAAATGCGTGAGCGAATTGACGGGATTTTAGGAAACGGAACAACGGAAAGCATGTGGGTATCTACATTCCACTCGATGTGCGTACGCATTTTGCGACGTAATATTGACAGGATAGGCTATTCGAAAAGCTTCTCAATTCTAGATAGTTCAGATCAGCTGACGGTTATTAAAAATATATTGAAGCAGGATAATATCGATCCGAAAAAATATGATCCGCGTGCAATTTTAAATACGATCAGTTCGGCAAAAAACGAGTGCATTACTGTGGACGGCTTTGAAGCGAACATGAATCCGCATAATCCATTTGAAAAGATTGTCGCACAAGTATATAAAGGCTATCAGAAGCGATTAAGACAAAATCAAAGTCTCGATTTTGACGATTTAATTATGCTGACAATCCGTCTATTTAATGAAGCGCCGGACGTGCTTGAATTTTATCAGAATAAATTTCAGTACATTCACGTTGATGAGTATCAAGATACGAATAAATCTCAATACTTGCTCGTGCAATTACTGGCGAAGAAATTCCGCAATATTTGTGTTGTAGGGGATTCGGACCAATCGATCTATCGTTGGCGCGGTGCCGATATTTCGAATATATTATCGTTTGAAAAAGATTACAAAGAAGCAAAGGTTATTATGCTTGAGCAAAACTACCGTTCGACAAAGCGTATTTTACAAGCGGCAAACAGCGTCATTGAAAAGAATAAAGACCGCTATAAAAAAGTACTGCGAACAGAAAATCCGGAAGGCGAAAAGATTCAGCTTTACAAAGCAGGCAATGAGCAGGATGAAGCGCAGTATGTCGTACGTACAATTCAAAAGCTTATGAAGGATGAAGATTACAAGCTGGATGATTTCGCGATTTTATATCGTACAAACGCACAGTCACGTGTAATAGAGGATGTGCTCGTGAAATCGAATATGAACTACCAGATCGTTGGCGGTACAAAGTTCTATGATCGAAAAGAGATTAAAGATTTGCTTGCTTACTTGCGTTTAATTGCAAATAATGATGATGACTTGTCGCTGGCAAGAATTATCAATGAACCTAAACGTGCGATTGGTGCTACATCATTTGATAAAATGCTTGTCTATGCGATGGAACGCGATCGTTCTATTTTCGATGCGATGGGTGAGCTTGTATTTATGGGTCTTTCAGGGAAGGCAGCTAATTCCGCTGAAAATTTCTATAATATGATTCGTTCATTAAGTGAACGTCAGCAAGAATTATCGGTAACAGAGATTGTGGAAGAAGTGCTTGAAAAATCAGGATACCGTCAAATGCTGAAAGCGGAAAAATCGATTGAAGCAGAGAGTCGCCTGGAAAATATTGAAGAGTTTTTAACGGTAACACAGGCTTTTGAAGCGCGCAGTGAAGACCAATCATTAGTAGCATTTTTAACGGATCTTGCACTAATTGCTGATATTGATTCATTAGATGAAGAAGAAAAAGCGAAAGGTACAATCATTTTAATGACGATGCATGCCGCAAAAGGACTGGAATTCCCTGTTGTGTTCATTATCGGCATGGAGGAAAATATATTCCCGCATTCACGTTCATTGGAAAGTGAAGATGAAATGGCCGAAGAACGACGCTTAATGTATGTTGGTGCGACTCGGGCAGAACAGCGTCTTTACTTGTCTTGTGCGGGCTCTCGTACAATTTTTGGTCGTACAGGCTATAATGCCCCATCACGTTTTTTACGCGAAATTGATGAAAATGTGTTAGAGCAAGTTTCAAAAGCAAATACTACATCATATCGTGATGATTCATTACCGTTTAAATCGAACCGTTATGACCGTATGCCGAAGCGTTCATTAGGAAGTGTGCAGGCACCTGCTTCCCAAACGTCACGCCTGAATTCTACTGGCGGGGATAAGTTTGACTGGAAAGTAGGCGACAAAGCTGCCCATGGTAAATGGGGTGTCGGTATGGTCGTAAGCGTAAAAGGTGAAGGTGATGGTATGGAACTGGACATCGCTTTCCCATCGCCAACTGGAATAAAACGTTTACTAGCGAAATTTGCGCCGATTACGAAAGCTTAG
- a CDS encoding heptaprenylglyceryl phosphate synthase, translated as MEYLNWRHVFKLDPAKEISDEALEQICESGTDVILVGGTDDVTLDGVLDLLVRVRRFSVPIALEISNVDSITPGYDYYFIPSVLNSRDTKWVKDLHHEAIKEYGDVLIWEELVAEGYCVLNPDCKVAQVTDAKTDLTVEDVVAYARMAENYFKLPIFYLEYSGAYGDIEMVKATAEVLNDTKLFYGGGITSVEQAKEMAAHANTVVVGNIIYEDLKAALKTVQAVKSVI; from the coding sequence ATGGAATATTTAAACTGGAGACATGTATTTAAACTGGACCCTGCAAAGGAAATTTCGGATGAGGCATTAGAGCAGATTTGCGAATCGGGTACGGATGTTATTTTAGTTGGCGGGACAGATGATGTGACGTTGGATGGCGTTTTGGATTTGCTCGTACGTGTCCGTCGTTTTTCAGTACCGATTGCGCTTGAAATTTCAAATGTCGATAGCATTACACCAGGATATGATTATTATTTCATTCCGTCCGTGTTGAATAGTCGAGATACAAAATGGGTGAAAGATTTGCATCATGAAGCGATTAAAGAATACGGCGATGTACTAATTTGGGAAGAGCTTGTAGCGGAGGGCTACTGTGTACTGAATCCGGATTGTAAAGTAGCACAGGTAACAGATGCGAAAACGGATTTGACGGTGGAAGATGTTGTGGCATATGCACGAATGGCCGAAAACTATTTTAAATTGCCGATTTTTTATTTAGAGTACAGCGGAGCATATGGTGATATTGAAATGGTGAAAGCAACAGCCGAAGTATTAAATGATACAAAGCTCTTTTATGGAGGCGGAATTACGTCCGTAGAACAAGCGAAGGAAATGGCTGCACATGCCAATACAGTAGTTGTCGGAAATATTATTTATGAGGATTTAAAAGCGGCATTAAAAACCGTACAAGCAGTAAAAAGTGTTATATAA